In the genome of Dromiciops gliroides isolate mDroGli1 chromosome 1, mDroGli1.pri, whole genome shotgun sequence, the window TAAGGGCATGGTTTTTAGTCCAAAACTAACAAGTATACCCATATTTTTTTGAATGTGTGTGTTCATTCTATGGAAATAGTTTTTAAGCTCGTTTGATGTTTCATTttgaactaattttcttttttcctttccttttcctttttttgtttttgtatagttCAACTGGAAATGAGAAACCACCTGAAGAAGAACTTGGTACAGAAGTTGTGGTTGGTAGCAACAGTTCAGCTTCCTATGAACAACTAGATAAAGTTACTTCAAGTCTTAGCTGCAAAATAAAGAATACCTTTTCACCCTCAGATCCTAATGTCATTGCTACCAAAGAAGAAACTCCTGAAAGTATTATGGCAAAACCAGAAGAATCTCTTCCCAATATCATTAGTCATTGTAATGCTAACAAGAAAGCCATTGGAGATGATCAGTTTCCCAaacagtgtgatcctgggaatttcacagatgaaaagatCATACTACCCCAAGAAATAAAGGGAGCATTGAAGGAGAATTCACTGAACTCTGCATCAGTAGACACAGTGGAAAAATTGAGCCAAACTCCCTCAAATAATTTTGACACTGAATGTGATAGTAATAAACTCTTAGTATTTATTAGTACtgaaaaatgcaaagaaacaaAGGACCTTTCTAAAAGTATAGACATGTCTACTAATGAACTGTCTGCTACCCAGTTAGATAAAATTGTAGAGAATCATTATTCAAAAGGAAGCACTGAACAAAGTAATAGTGAACGAtgtgaagaaaataaagttagacAAAAAGTTCAAAGTAATTCTCCAGTTAAAGAAAAAGGTGGCAGCCCCCGAAAAGTGGACAAAGGGCATTACCATAACCGAAGAGATCGTTCTTCCAGTGGAGAGCGAACAAAGCAAAGTAGGAGCAAAACAGAGaactattattataaaaaaagggTCTCCTATAGCAGAGAAAGGACCAAAAAGAGCCGCCATAAATCAGAACACTGTAATGGAAGCAAATATAAACCTTTTCATAATGAAAACAGCAGCCCTGACAGTAGATCCTTAGGAAAACATAACCATTATAGGTCCAGAAGTAGAGGAAAGTCTGATCAGGAAAGGGGTAGATATTATCATTCTAAAAGTGAGCGATCTTGGAGTCGGGAAAAATATCCAGATGGAATGAGAAGATGGGACAAATATAGGTATTACAGTGATTATTATCCTTATTCTTCAAGGGATGGTAGAGAGTGGAAGCCATCTCACAGTGATCGAGAATATGACAAAGCAAGTCAGTACAATAGTAGATCACACAAGGACTATTATAAAAGCAAATGGGTTCATGAGCCAGCacctaaagagaaagaaaggcatcACTCGAACAGTAATAAAGTAGACCTGTCCCATTGTGCATCTCTTCCTCAACATCCTGAAAAATATTCTCATGACAAAATTGCACTTGAAGAAAACAGTTCAAATATTTGTAGCCAGTTTCATGAGCATGAAattgtaaaaatgaggaaaaggaaatatgatAGCATAGAAAATAATGACAGTGACTTagaaaagaaaatccccaaaCCCTTGCAAAATGAGCCATTAGAAGAGCAGAAAgtaaagaagcacaaaaaatcgaaaaagaaaaagaaatccaaagacAAACACAGAACTCGAAGTTGCAAGTAAGTATGTATCAGTATGAGCTTTctttaaataacatttattcaTTAGTTTGGGCTTAGTCAGCCTCTTCTGACTTAACAAAAAGTGAAAGAACCTGCCATATTCAAATAAATTTATTGTTTGGATATTTTTGTGGAATCCCAAACTTTTCAACTATACAAAACCAAATTTGATGTTGTGATAATCTTTGAACTTgacaaacttttttaaaaaacaacattgcCATCTTATTTCGGAGAAGGCTGAAATACCTTCTAGAAATCTCACAGGTTATTTGATTTAATTGATTTTCTACAACTTCACTGAATGTAAATGTCCAGGTTACTTTGAAAAATTGGAACTTTTTATATAGAAACTGGAATGTCCTAATTGAAGTCCTTATTCTTTAGCTGTGAGTAtgttaagtaaatattttttttccccaagggttTCTgtggttttttcttcttcaggtttATCCAAAAATTAACTATTTAGTAATGTAGGAGAGAAGTCTTGGACCCTACATTGTTAGCAaacacattttttggggggaaggcatATGATGTCTTTGACACTTCTTGAGTGGTTCAAAACTGTGATCTGAGGTGTCATTTgttttcttggccttttgtttactttttttctctcaatttgAGAATAGCTCATTGGTTGTGTACATTCTTGAAAATGTAAAATGACCTTTTCATTAAATTTGTGAAATGGAtagaattgcttcattttttactTAACATTAGCTTTTAAACTTGAAGCCTTATAAAGAGATAATCACAAATAGTGGCAAATAGATGGAAGAACATGGTAGTGTTAAAGAAAGTAATGCCTTTGGATGTACCTGAAGCATTGGGCAAAAGCAGTCTTCAGTCCTGTCTTCCGTAACCATTAGTTTCAGGGAAAAGCATCAAAACCTTTGGTGGAATAGATTTTGTTACACATATAACATAGTAACCAAGGAGAAGGAGAATATGATTTTATTGGTCATTGCCTTTGGTGGACCCATCAGGCCACCCTATCTATCCCAATTAGCTCTTTAATTATCATTATGAAAGCACACTTAATGCAACCAGAATTTTACCCACTGTCTTCAGCTAGTGTCCCTAATAAGGTATAGCACTCAACACACCATGTTCttttgatgtgattttttttttttcactctggcTTTTAATTCCTGCAGGCATCATCAAGATTCGGATCTTTCTGTAGCCAACTCCAAAGCTGACCTTCgcaaacacaaaaagaagaagaagaaaaagaagaaacatgcAAAAAAATCAGAGGACTATATTGAACATTCAGATCTTCATGTACTCAAGATTTCCTGCTCTGAGACTGATAACAAAACCTGGGAGAGAAAGGACAAATCTCCCTTCAAAGATGGCTTGCCATCTGAGGACTACCTGAAATATAATAAACTTTTTCATGAGGAAGATGCTGATCACCCTGGGAAAACCAAACACTTAAGAATGGAAAGCCAGGATCATAAATGTCACCCCGCTGAGTATGGCCAGGGTAAGGGGAAACATTAGGAGTTAAGaatgaagaattttattttacagtaAGAAAAGTCTATATATGTTTAGACAGTGCTTGTGTTAGGTATCTGTATGACTTGACAtttcatagatctagaaaaacTAAATAGTTACTTTGAATAATGTGGGCTGTTATAGaagtcttttccccttctccagtcATTCCTGTGCTTTCTTTAACAACTCCTGGTGCTATAATAGCAATAGTGTTAAATGAATAACCATTGAAATAAAACAGTTCTTTGGAGCAGCGTTTCCTTAGATTATAACTTAGCTGTAAAGGAGCACATCATTATATGAATGCCTGTGTATAGCTGTCATGTGAGCATGTGTGTTCAACAAAGTCATGGGgcgagggggggagagagggggaagacaGAATGATTTGACGATGCTATTGGCCTTTGAAAATTTGCTTTAAGCCTGTGATCAATGTTTCtgtatggtttctttttttcctgattactGGAACTACTATTGTACCTGTTACTCTTTGGACTTTATATTTGAACCAAGAATTATGGCCTCAGAATCCTTAATCAGTTAGGTCTTATACCATATGATAGTGCCCATTGTTGGAATGGCCTAGTTTATTTCTCTGGCCTTTTTGCCACACTAAATTTGTTTTCCATGGAAGAGATTCTTCTTTTGTGATTTTAACCTGTATGTTGCTGAGTTGTACAGTATAATACAGTTGCTGTGTATGGTTACTTTTCACTCCTAAACAAGCAGCATTTATTGAAAATCTGTGTGTAGCAAAGCCTCAGCTATACAAAACCTTCAAGGATTGAATAATTCTCAATAAATGATATTTCCAAATAGTGGGAGGTCTACAGACCCCTTTAAAGTATcaaacattttcaaaattttagCCGTAATTTTATGGAAGTTCTgtagcaggagttcttaacctgagggcTATAGATTTCAGGAGCTCTGTGATCTTCTATAGGAAAaatcatatctttatttttactaatttgtatctgaaatttatcatttccttcatttattaattttaaaagattattctgagaaggcatccaGAGGCCTCAATAAGTCACTGTCCTAGGGGTCTGTGACACACAAAAAGGTGAACTCTTGTTCTGAAGTATGTTGATTATATGCTTCCTTGCCACCTTAAACAGAGTGTATGGGTAGGAATTAGATCTGAGATTTCACTGATGTAGCGAACTCCTCAGAATGGAAGCTTGCTCCACCAAAGCTGGTTGGCAGAGTCTCTACAACAACATATGGTCTTCAGAGTCACCTGGAGCCCTGGAAGGTTAATGGCACTTGTTCAGCACCACTCAGCTGGCCTAAAtcagaggtgaaacttgaacctAGCCTGAAAGCCGACTCTATCACTGCTGCCAAAGCGTAGTAACCAGTGTTTAAACCATTTCTAGGTGACAGTGGTTTACCATTAGGAACATTGATTAATTATACTGTGCTATGCTCCACTGATGCCACCAGGGTCTGTTGAGGTGTATAGGGTTATTTGCTGCTATTTTAATGGGCCCAGATTGCTATGCTTTTTGATTTCCTGTAACTGCTTGTTTCCCGTGCTATTTATTAGCTCCCACTTTTTGATATTGTCAATCTGTCTACCTGTAACACCCACTTTACCCCTTTTAAGTTGCTGCTTCTATTCTGTGGTGGCTTCGAAACCATATAACGAAGCTTGTTAGAATTTCAGTATATGTGATTTGACAATAAATAGGCTCCAGTGTGGGTCTGAGGTACCTCTCCATGAGCAAGATGCATGAACTTTGTGATATCTCTTTTGGCTGCTCAAAAGCTTTTTGGCTTTCTGTTTTCAGCTGTGCTGCAGATGGATATGTTGCTGTACTGTGTGCTTTGTGTGCcagggggtggtggggagggaaagcTGGGGGGAAGGGGCTGCTACAAAATCAATAGAAGACATAATTCCCTCTCCTCAAAGAAGGGGATTTGCAGTCCAGTTAGGAGGATTTGATGACTGAGTAGTACAGTACAAAGGGTGGTAACCAAAAAGCCCCATTACATTTCCAGAGGACCAGTACATAATAGACAGGAAATTCACTGTAACTTCTGCTGGGAAGATGCTTGGCAATATTCAGGAGGATTATTACAGAGAAGTTTATGGAGAGCATATGGCAGATCAAAATCTCTAGCTGAAAAATGAAGGctgaagcagattttttttttccttttaaaaacaaactaattGTTGAGTttatattaaaatgcaaaatgttAGTGATCAGGGAACTCATTTGATTCCTTTCTTGCCCACAATTTAGTAGGTCAGTATTAAACAGGAAACGGGGAGATGAGTTTGTTCATCTGCTTATCATGTCACTGACTTAAAGGAATTCTACATCAATGTAAAAATGTTCATGTTTCAGCTAAAGACCTCCTCTCTCATAAGGACTACAGTCAGAAGGTTTCCAGTAAACAGTTGGATGACAGTTCTGCAAGTACAGATGAATCTAGATGGAAAGTATGTTGAAATcctaacaaaaatattttgtttcttatttagTAGCATGAATCAGagcattttaaaagaaacttttttacatttcttctaaATTGTTAATCTTATGTTATCCTTAATCTGATCGCAACTGGTGATTGGTTTGTAAGCCAAGAGCTTTAGGTAGGAACACAGACTGAGACACCAGTGCGCCTTTCCCAGGCCTCTCCAgactagggaagggaaggggtgccAATTTGGGCTTGCAGTGACAAAGATTTTTCTTTGTGCTGAGGCTaaaccttctctttcttctcattatCTATCTTTCATACTTCTTTAAGTCCTTCATCCTGGTATCCTGGTACATGgaccatttttgcctttctcctttgACTCGTTCTCTGAGCGCATTAAACTGATTCTCTGATGAATGACTTTTGACCTGGGATCTTTACTATTATAATTTATTGCCATTTGTTATTGTAAGTGTGTATTCTGTGCTTGATTTCTTCCGGCGGGCGGTGGAGGGAGTCAACTTTTGGTCCCAAAGCCACTAAACTATCAGGCAAAAGTTTtgattttttagtcttttttggttttttgaaagAGGAAACAAATGAATTGTTTTATAAAATAGATTACTAGTTGTCAGTCACTAtttgtttaaaatcttaaaagcTTTTATTTACTGGAGCTAACATTAAGCTAGGTGGTTGATTGAAAATGTTATCACTGCACATAAATTTGTAGCATGGGTGACTAAGACTTCATAAAAccaaattataaaaatgtttcctACCCCCTACTTTTTCCTAGGTGAATGAAAACTcatcctcaaaagaaaaaatacactaGTTACTGGTAAGctgttttcatatttgtatatgGCTATTTGTCTTGAAATTAACAAGGTTAGAACTATAAAGAGGAAGGTGAAAGTTGGAGTTATTTCACTATGTGTGCTGTTATGCTATTCCTATGACcctagaaaagttagatgataATACGGACTATCAAAAATTAGGTCTGAGGAAGCTGTTTTTTTAGCTACGTGTAACTATGGCAGAgaattttatccattttacaaGGTTACTAAATCTTTTGAGGCCAGAAAAAGGCATTGAGTAGAAACTAGTTCATGTACTTATTCTCTCCTGAATTTTCAAGAATTGGACATGGCAGTCACAGAGGAAAACTGTCCCTCAGAGAAGTGGATCACTTGACAGACACATGGTCAACACTCTTATAAAAGCCATTAATGCATCTGGGTTAGCACTTCTCAACCAGAGACCACCTTTTGCAGCTCACATTCCTCCTGCCACTCCCATCCCTATCCCCAGGATAGCTGTTAGGTTTTCTAGAAGCACTGGATGGCAGCAGAGTTCAGTTTAGTGTTCAGATCTTCAAAtctgattttgattttgattttagtgtagagaagggagggtggtACTTCCATTTTCCAGGATAAAGATTACATAAACCAGAATTTAAACCATGAACTAATGAGATGATGGTATGAAAGATGGAAGTGAATTTTATGTTTTTCTGAGACATTTCAAAGATGCCTCCAAAATTTTCACAATACAGAAAGGCATAacggatagagtactgggcttcgGCCTGGAGAGAAATTCCACCTCTGacttttacttatctgtgtaaccttgggaaagtctctgAATCACATAAAATCCAATTTtaagaaaactccatttatttattttattttgggggggagggacggcaattgggattaagtgacttgcccagggtcacacagctagtaagtgttaagtatctgaggctggatttgaagtcaggtcctcctgaatccaaggcaggtgctctatccactgtgccacctagctgccccaaaactccaTTTATTAATAagcaccaggtactgtgctaagtgctggaaatccAAGGAGGCAACAGGCAGTCCCAGCCCTCAAAGACTTAGCCTTTagacctcatctttaaaacagggatGAGAATAATACATGCAGCATTTCtcccacagggttattgtaaggataaagtCAGATAATGGGGATAAAATACTTGGTAAATGTTCACTGTTACTGCGTTTGGGAATTGAGTTTAGGGTGGCTCTTGAATGGGAGTAAAAAGTGTTTGGGTCTCCTACAACGAAGTTGGAGCAGCACAGGTGTAGGCAGGGCAGTGTTCCACTTGCTCAAAAAGACAGCAGACACTTGTCAGTAGAGACCTTAAGAAGCAGAGCATGGATTGCCCAGATAATGTTTTTGCTGTGCGACCATTCATATCATCTAAAACTTAAGGCATTTGTTTCGTATCACAGCTAAGAAGGGTGAAATATTTCAATTTGGAAAGCTTCCTCTAAGGCTTTTGAGATCTTTCTAATTTAAAAACTACATGAATACGTCATTAGTATTAAGAAGAGAGCTGATGCTAAGCCAACTAAGCTCTTTGTTTCTAAACTTCCTGTCTTTGGAATGACTAATATCTCCAGTATATCTTGTCTTTCAGATTCAGAGTGTTCAACTGAAGCCATCCCCAACACagcttaaattatatttataaatatagaaaatgatTAACTGTTCAAATCCATAAGTGGTGCTTCTTCAGTAAATACTGTACAGGATTTTACCatggaagaacttttttttaatttttaccttGAGACTTTTTCTTAATTACCCTTAATCCAAATGGATGAAAACTTTCTACAACTGCTGACCGTTGTAAAATACCGTGTATATAATCACATTGAAAATAATGCCCTGGAATAGAACATCTCAAATGCTGCTTAATTACAGACTCAGGTTGATTACTTGTATTTCATGTAATGTTACTCCAAGTTAGACATCTGGTGCAAGACCAAGCCAGGAAACCATGGAATTATTTaaaaaggagggggtgggagggaagtgggaaggggaaaaaaaagaaaaagaaaaaaaactgtgtATATTTAATTTAAAGACTTATTTAAAGATTCACAAGCTCTTACCTAGAATTTTGAGAGAGAGCTCTCTGTTTTCTGTGATGTCTGATACTAGAAACTAATTTGCTTCACATTTTAGTTGTATTCAAGATTTGAAGATGTATTTTATAGACAAGTTCTGTTTCTGAACTTTGTGGAAACACACCAATCAATTTACCAGTTATGATGAGCATTTACATTATGAATGTATAACCCAAACTTTATTTGTAAAGCCTACAGTATGTTTTTATTACATAACACTTTTTTATACAGTCACTTGTCTTGACTATACAATATTGGAGTCTGAGTTGTCAGTTTGGTCCCTTAAAGTTTCTAGTTACAGACAAATTCAtactgtgattttatttttaatatggaaaTGCTATCAAACTGTGATATACTTATAATTCACTGGTCCTGCATCAGGAGATGGAGTGGGGAAAACTGTATTTAATACAGTTTATATCTGAATAATCTGTATGGTTTATACAGTCTGTGTTGTTCAGAGATGTCTAAAGTttgatctttgtttttttaaagattataaaaGCACTTGCCCCACTGTAAATATATAGCatgtaaaatttatatagtatataaaatacAGCAAAGTCAAAACAActtgtttgtgttttatttttaagctcTTCTAGCTTTGGTTATTTGAACTTAACTCCTTCCTAGTTGCATTGTTTGAAGGTAAACAAGTGGGTGGCACACTTATTCTTCAAGAAGAATATCTTTCATGGGGGAGGGAGACTAATTTGCTCTACTGGGGCCGGACCTTCATTCAGAGAGTTAGCAAAGGAAAGCCAGCTGCAATGCAAGTAATAACTTCAGTGGGCTTACTTACCTGTTACTTTTATATCTAAAGAATCAGATCTTAGACACTTGTGTTTGTCTAACAACACTTTTGACTTTTATTGTAAGTGAACACAATATTTGCAATAGAGTTTTACATCCATATAACAATCCTATCCACTTTACAGCAAAATATGAATAGATAAAGAATGTTTCTTCATGCAAATTGTGGTTGTACAGAGTAACGAACACTTCAAAATTCAATACATATCTGTACATTATTTAcaaattaactttatatttaattgtaaatagaaatgttttccaagaaaatataagaaactGATAATTCACAAATGATAACTGTAGCTTCTGGTCTACAACAGACCTAACTTCTCAGCAAGCATATCTATTTAGATATATgcaattataactttaaaaatatgcattGCTTTATATGAAGCATGAAATGCTGCTCCATCTATAAATAACTTCTATTTTGACCCAGTTTGGTACCACACATGTTAAACTGCTCAAAAAAGTTTGTGACCTTTGAGGAGAGCTAGGTTACTTTGCACTGTAGTCAGTCCAGCTGAGCTTAAGAGAAAAGCTTTCTAAATTACACTGTTCCCTGGGTTGAGATCTGTTTATAACCACAGCCAAacttggtttggggggggggggaagggagagattacagggatGAGAAGTGCAACGGAAGCAGCTTACCTAGAATGAGTGTCCCTGGCTGTGTCCACACTACCCCACCCTCCTTATTGTCCCTGAAGAAAGTTTTCAGTCTTTGGCCAGAAGTTGGGGCAAAATGCAAGCCCTAAAAGCAactgggagaggaggaagattgAATCTTGGGATGGAGGGGACAGGGAAAACACTTCACTGCTTCCCTGGgatcaggcaaaaaaaaaaaaattagtcatggCACCTCACAGGGAAAGAGGCTGTTTTGTCTTACACAGGCTCTCCAGCCAGAGCCTGTGAGATGAGCTCCAGGTGCTGGGGAAGGGGTCCTCACCCTTCTGTGAACAATAGTTTATCTGGCCCAGGTTTCCAGCTACTTTTCCCCTGTAGACACTGAGGTGCTTTGCTCCTTGAGAAGCCTAATTGATGGCTTAGTGGAAATGTTGGCCTTATTTCCATCCCTGCTAATACTGTCACAAtgttcaaaattaatttaaaacaatagAATACCTTTGGTGgcaaattaaaaaattataagtaCAACACAGTCTTGTTGCCCACACTCAAATGCTGGTGGGGTCAAGGAGAGAAATAAGCTAAccacagtttgatttttttttttaatgcagagaaATCTGCTACTTTTTTGCTATCACAACATAATTTTAGTTATATAAGTTACTATAATTTTCCATGTAAACATCCACATAGGTAAAGTTCTTTTACAAACTACTATGGCAAAAGAACACATTTACTTTCATAAGGCATTTCCTTCATGCTGCTTCACCAATATGGTTGTGAGGTCAAAACCAGAAAGATACCTGCCCACCCCTGCACCAAGGACTTATTTAAAAGAATCGTTCtaagaagtaaggagagagaaaacatggAAAATTAAGGAAGtgctcatggttttcaggaaaATGAGCCATTAGACTGCTGTTGTGGATGAGATCACCCAATCCTAGGCTTCTATAGTTTCTATAATCAATGTTTAGTGTTTCTATAATCAATCTCCATTAGCAACGTTTGGTCTGGTATAGTCCATGAGGCTCTTTCATGGAAAGCTGAAACCCAAAGCTGCACGTGCACTACTGAGGGATATCTGAGGGAGGTACCACTGTCTTTTCTCAAAACCAAAAGTAAAATTTGCTATATGTTTATGGTACCATTTAAGAGGCCCCAAAGCCCAGGAACAAATCAAATCGACTGATTAATGAATAGCAATAGTGATTTCAGATACCTTTGGATGACATCTGTTCCATATCGCATCTCTACCTTTTAATGGCCTGATCTAGATCAGTGCCCCCGCACAATCACCAACTCTCAGCATTATGAACATCTAGCTGACATCAGTGATGACTTCTGCCTTTTTGAGTTTAACAAAGGCATAAAAAGTGAAATTGAAATGTGAGGTTTTCTGTGACTTGGTTTTAGTTACTTCCTACTGCAAAATCTATCTATACTCTATCTTCGCGCTGCACCTGAATCACATAGCCTTTGCAGGTGAGACAAATTTAGTAAGTTTTCTGGTTGGAGAAGATACctgctttctaattttcatttgtgaaggtagaaataacacCAAGAACAGCGTCATCTTCTAATACCAAATCAACATAGTCATATTTGTAGAGGGAGTCCTATGGAGAACAATCTGTCCCACACCTAAATCATATAGTTATGGAAATAAAATTGGGTTAGCAAAGATCTTTTAACTGGCTCAGTCCTAGAACTCTGACTGCTGTAGCCTTTTAACTTATTTTGCATTTCCTCGGCTTTGATATTttagattttctatttgattccaGGCTAAAATAtccctacacatacacacactccttTGCCTCTACTATTTTtctgtgatgatcatctgtgctATATTGGGACTGAGTATTAAGTGCTCTAAAAACTCTGTACTAAGGAACTTCCAAAGTTCCATTTACATAGCCGATGCACTTGTAATTTGAACTGTTTAAAACAAATCTCAGTGCCATGCAATTAAGAAAATCCAAaacaatgtatatttttaaattatgtatttGCCCCATAGTTTGAGTTATCCCTCTTATGATGGAATATTAACTATCTTAAAACATGCCTAAAGGTGTGTTGCAAGAAGAAAGAGGGTTCACAAATTACTTCTAGCTCATTCTATTAAGGAATTTGGTTATATCCTTATAAGGTCACGGAATAAATGCAATACTCTGTTTCACCGTATGGTTTTGTAGTGCAGATAGCAGAGAATATGCTCCCTATGGCCAGTCAAATACATGTATAACATGTTTCTGTTTGGAGGATTTCCCTCTTCTGACAATCAGCAATTACAGTATCAACACCCCAGGGTACATGTCCTTAACATTGATAAATTGTTTTTTAGAAAACACTTGTGGGGCTAAAAATGCCACATAAAAGTATAAGGCACCTTCTCAGCTAAGGTTAGAAAGGGAAAAGTTCCCTCTTCTATCTCACCTCTGTGTTGTTTACAGTTACTAGCTTTAATGCTTAATTCCTGGGGCAAATTAaagccaaataatttttttttttgatctgagAGATTTAGACACTATTAAGGAAGACTTTCCCCccataaaaatactaaaaattttctttaaaagattcCTGGATACCTCTTTCTTCTATATTCTATATACCTAGCTATCCCCACAGGATTCTAGTCCTTGTCAAATTATCTTGATAAAAGGATAATACTGCCTTTTACCTTACACTTCATCTAATTCTGTCTCTATGGCAGCAGTAAGCATAGTAAGACACGACCTCAATTGTCTACACCTACCActtaaactcatttttttttttcttttccaaagcccTTACCTTTGGGAGCTGCATATTTTCAGGGCACATTGTACTTGTGCCCAGgagttaaattaaatttatagcTGCCATTCTAAAAATACTATTGTTAGAAAGTAAAagtttatttcagtataatttcaGAATATAAAAAGGTATATAAAAGCTATATTCCTATATATCAGAGgaaaaaagttctaaataaaaAAAGTGGTGGCTTTTTTTTATCAAACAATTGAATTTGGAATGATTTGCGTTGCCGCTAATGGTCATGTGTTGTACAATTGGCATGAAGAAGGTCTTCACATAGAGAAAACAAGTTCTGGATCACACCAGTTCTGGTGGCTGGATtacaaagaattcatactggCTAAAAATCATAAGAACAGTATTTTCTAACATC includes:
- the USP42 gene encoding ubiquitin carboxyl-terminal hydrolase 42 isoform X3 translates to MAAQSVNKALEQFVKPEQLDGENSYKCSKCKKMVPASKRFTIHRSSNVLTLSLKRFANFSGGKIAKDVKYPEYLDIRPYMSQPNGEPIIYVLYAVLVHTGFSCHAGHYYCYIKASNGQWYQMNDSIVSTSDIRSVLNQQAYVLFYIRSHDVKNGGEHTHSIHTPGQSSPRPVINQRVVNNKQTVSGFIGPQLPPHMIKNSNHLNGTGPLKETPSCSVASASNSNLNRASPAPASTSIQNWTVNRPSIIPEPPKKQKITISIHNKLPVRQGQSQPTLHNNSLENLSKSIPSSTITNSSALQSTSNASTMSVATKVSKQITPSESCSKPVMNGKSKLTSSVLVPYGAESSEESDEESKGLGKENGHVKPLNGLLTGNGVGLLPNTCSSCQDAEDDEASHHELPETVTVNGANSIENSEPKENGLSFDDPTCQVKPAKHSENPFSKTNGLHGKLMPTPLPPLPEDRIVESFRFSNKLKNLTDDISSTGNEKPPEEELGTEVVVGSNSSASYEQLDKVTSSLSCKIKNTFSPSDPNVIATKEETPESIMAKPEESLPNIISHCNANKKAIGDDQFPKQCDPGNFTDEKIILPQEIKGALKENSLNSASVDTVEKLSQTPSNNFDTECDSNKLLVFISTEKCKETKDLSKSIDMSTNELSATQLDKIVENHYSKGSTEQSNSERCEENKVRQKVQSNSPVKEKGGSPRKVDKGHYHNRRDRSSSGERTKQSRSKTENYYYKKRVSYSRERTKKSRHKSEHCNGSKYKPFHNENSSPDSRSLGKHNHYRSRSRGKSDQERGRYYHSKSERSWSREKYPDGMRRWDKYRYYSDYYPYSSRDGREWKPSHSDREYDKASQYNSRSHKDYYKSKWVHEPAPKEKERHHSNSNKVDLSHCASLPQHPEKYSHDKIALEENSSNICSQFHEHEIVKMRKRKYDSIENNDSDLEKKIPKPLQNEPLEEQKVKKHKKSKKKKKSKDKHRTRSCKHHQDSDLSVANSKADLRKHKKKKKKKKKHAKKSEDYIEHSDLHVLKISCSETDNKTWERKDKSPFKDGLPSEDYLKYNKLFHEEDADHPGKTKHLRMESQDHKCHPAEYGQAKDLLSHKDYSQKVSSKQLDDSSASTDESRWKVNENSSSKEKIH
- the USP42 gene encoding ubiquitin carboxyl-terminal hydrolase 42 isoform X2 translates to MQKACLNGSTKLDRHSQATTLVCQIFGGYLRSRVKCMNCKGVSDTFDPYLDIPLEIKAAQSVNKALEQFVKPEQLDGENSYKCSKCKKMVPASKRFTIHRSSNVLTLSLKRFANFSGGKIAKDVKYPEYLDIRPYMSQPNGEPIIYVLYAVLVHTGFSCHAGHYYCYIKASNGQWYQMNDSIVSTSDIRSVLNQQAYVLFYIRSHDVKNGGEHTHSIHTPGQSSPRPVINQRVVNNKQTVSGFIGPQLPPHMIKNSNHLNGTGPLKETPSCSVASASNSNLNRASPAPASTSIQNWTVNRPSIIPEPPKKQKITISIHNKLPVRQGQSQPTLHNNSLENLSKSIPSSTITNSSALQSTSNASTMSVATKVSKQITPSESCSKPVMNGKSKLTSSVLVPYGAESSEESDEESKGLGKENGHVKPLNGLLTGNGVGLLPNTCSSCQDAEDDEASHHELPETVTVNGANSIENSEPKENGLSFDDPTCQVKPAKHSENPFSKTNGLHGKLMPTPLPPLPEDRIVESFRFSNKLKNLTDDISSTGNEKPPEEELGTEVVVGSNSSASYEQLDKVTSSLSCKIKNTFSPSDPNVIATKEETPESIMAKPEESLPNIISHCNANKKAIGDDQFPKQCDPGNFTDEKIILPQEIKGALKENSLNSASVDTVEKLSQTPSNNFDTECDSNKLLVFISTEKCKETKDLSKSIDMSTNELSATQLDKIVENHYSKGSTEQSNSERCEENKVRQKVQSNSPVKEKGGSPRKVDKGHYHNRRDRSSSGERTKQSRSKTENYYYKKRVSYSRERTKKSRHKSEHCNGSKYKPFHNENSSPDSRSLGKHNHYRSRSRGKSDQERGRYYHSKSERSWSREKYPDGMRRWDKYRYYSDYYPYSSRDGREWKPSHSDREYDKASQYNSRSHKDYYKSKWVHEPAPKEKERHHSNSNKVDLSHCASLPQHPEKYSHDKIALEENSSNICSQFHEHEIVKMRKRKYDSIENNDSDLEKKIPKPLQNEPLEEQKVKKHKKSKKKKKSKDKHRTRSCKHHQDSDLSVANSKADLRKHKKKKKKKKKHAKKSEDYIEHSDLHVLKISCSETDNKTWERKDKSPFKDGLPSEDYLKYNKLFHEEDADHPGKTKHLRMESQDHKCHPAEYGQAKDLLSHKDYSQKVSSKQLDDSSASTDESRWKVNENSSSKEKIH